In the genome of Nocardioides marmoribigeumensis, one region contains:
- a CDS encoding MarR family winged helix-turn-helix transcriptional regulator, with translation MVSDDALVDAFVTASRALVAVAVHSVSSAPVDLTVVQFRVLVLVAEGGLSIGDLAEHLGVNQSNASRQVDRLERHGLVSRQRLDSDARVVVVGLTAEGQDVVETVMQRRRDDVRRLLGPVPPARAAALVEALEAFNQAARDLDEAPWARDPW, from the coding sequence ATGGTCAGCGACGACGCCCTGGTCGACGCCTTCGTCACTGCGAGCCGAGCCCTGGTGGCGGTGGCCGTCCACTCCGTGTCGTCCGCGCCCGTCGACCTGACGGTCGTGCAGTTCCGCGTGCTCGTGCTCGTCGCCGAGGGCGGCCTCAGCATCGGTGACCTCGCCGAGCACCTCGGCGTCAACCAGTCCAACGCCAGCCGGCAGGTCGACCGGCTCGAACGCCACGGCCTGGTCTCCCGTCAGCGGCTGGACTCCGACGCCCGCGTCGTGGTCGTCGGGCTCACCGCGGAGGGTCAGGACGTGGTCGAGACGGTGATGCAGCGCCGGCGCGACGACGTACGCCGGTTGCTCGGCCCGGTGCCGCCCGCCCGGGCCGCTGCCCTGGTCGAGGCGCTCGAGGCGTTCAACCAGGCCGCGCGCGACCTCGACGAGGCGCCGTGGGCGCGCGACCCCTGGTGA
- a CDS encoding oxidoreductase, whose translation MLVLGGTSWLGGLVARHGLESGLSVTCLARGASGSVPVGATLVPADRSAPGAYGPVSDRSWDVVVDVSWQPGFVRSALAALAGRARAWVYVSSVSAYADGLAPGSDESAPLFPALAGDAAGPEDYGPAKVGCEEAVLSAFPSALVARAGLLAGHGDRSDRFGYWPARLSHEGPVLVPPREQPLQVLDADDLASWLVSAGLSGSSGTVNAVGPAMTVGDAIDACAAASGTHPLWHEASEEWLLVHGVNPWMGPDSLPLWLPADDHGGMAVSDAAARALGLTTRPLADTAAAALGWEREQGLDRPRRAGLGRAREAELLAQL comes from the coding sequence ATGCTCGTGCTCGGCGGGACCTCCTGGCTCGGGGGCCTGGTCGCCCGGCACGGGCTCGAGTCGGGGCTCTCGGTGACGTGCCTGGCGCGCGGCGCCTCGGGGTCCGTCCCTGTGGGCGCGACGCTGGTCCCCGCCGACCGCTCGGCCCCGGGCGCCTACGGCCCGGTGTCGGACCGCTCGTGGGACGTGGTGGTGGACGTGAGCTGGCAGCCGGGGTTCGTGCGCTCCGCCCTCGCCGCGCTGGCCGGGCGGGCCCGGGCGTGGGTCTACGTCTCGTCGGTCTCGGCCTACGCCGATGGGCTGGCGCCCGGCAGCGACGAGTCGGCACCGCTGTTCCCGGCACTGGCCGGGGACGCTGCCGGGCCCGAGGACTACGGCCCGGCCAAGGTGGGGTGCGAGGAGGCCGTCCTGTCGGCCTTCCCGTCGGCGCTGGTCGCGCGGGCGGGGCTGCTCGCGGGGCACGGCGACCGCAGCGACCGCTTCGGCTACTGGCCGGCCCGGCTCTCCCACGAGGGGCCCGTGCTCGTGCCGCCACGCGAGCAGCCGCTCCAGGTGCTCGACGCCGACGACCTGGCCTCATGGCTCGTCTCGGCCGGGCTGTCCGGCAGCTCCGGGACGGTCAACGCGGTCGGACCGGCCATGACCGTCGGAGACGCGATCGACGCGTGCGCGGCTGCGAGCGGGACGCACCCCCTGTGGCACGAGGCCTCCGAGGAGTGGCTGCTGGTGCACGGCGTGAACCCGTGGATGGGGCCGGACTCGCTGCCGCTGTGGCTGCCCGCTGACGACCACGGGGGGATGGCGGTCTCCGACGCGGCTGCCCGGGCGCTCGGGCTCACCACCCGCCCCCTGGCCGACACCGCGGCCGCCGCACTCGGGTGGGAGCGCGAGCAGGGGCTCGACCGACCCCGTCGGGCCGGGCTCGGCCGCGCGCGGGAGGCCGAGCTGCTCGCCCAGCTCTGA
- a CDS encoding glucose 1-dehydrogenase: protein MRALTVRPKSAGTIRVEDVPDPVGDGEVVVHGLAVGVCGTDQEIVRGDYGWSPPGRDRLVLGHESLGRVESAPPDSSFSPGDLVVGVVRRPDPVPCGACARGEWDMCRNGEYVERGIKQVDGYASETWTVPEEFLVAVDPGLGLLGVLTEPTSVVAKAWEQVDRVGGRAWFEPERVLVTGAGPIGLLAAMIGVQRGLDVHVLDRVTDGVKPEIVRDLGATYHHGSVADVAAQARPDVVIEATGAGRLVLDAMDGTGSYGIVCLTGVSPTGHTLRLDAGGLNRELVLENDAVVGSVNANLRHYRAAADALAAADRSWLRRLVTTVLPLDRATSAFDEPPQDDVKVVIALDEEITA, encoded by the coding sequence ATGCGCGCCCTGACGGTCCGTCCGAAGAGTGCCGGCACCATCCGCGTGGAGGACGTCCCCGACCCGGTGGGCGACGGCGAGGTCGTCGTGCACGGCCTGGCCGTCGGGGTCTGCGGGACCGACCAGGAGATCGTGCGCGGCGACTACGGCTGGTCGCCCCCGGGCCGCGACCGGCTCGTGCTCGGGCACGAGTCCCTCGGGCGCGTCGAGAGCGCCCCGCCCGACAGCTCCTTCTCGCCGGGTGACCTGGTCGTCGGGGTCGTGCGCCGACCCGACCCCGTCCCGTGCGGCGCCTGCGCGCGCGGCGAGTGGGACATGTGCCGCAACGGGGAGTACGTCGAGCGCGGGATCAAGCAGGTCGACGGCTACGCCAGCGAGACCTGGACCGTGCCGGAGGAGTTCCTCGTCGCGGTCGACCCCGGCCTGGGGTTGCTCGGCGTCCTGACCGAGCCCACCAGCGTCGTCGCCAAGGCGTGGGAGCAGGTCGACCGGGTCGGCGGCCGCGCCTGGTTCGAGCCCGAGCGGGTGCTGGTCACCGGCGCCGGGCCGATCGGCCTGCTCGCCGCGATGATCGGCGTCCAGCGCGGGCTCGACGTCCACGTCCTCGACCGGGTGACCGACGGCGTCAAGCCGGAGATCGTGCGCGACCTCGGGGCGACCTACCACCACGGCAGCGTCGCCGACGTCGCGGCGCAGGCGCGTCCCGACGTGGTGATCGAGGCGACCGGCGCCGGCCGGCTGGTCCTCGACGCGATGGACGGCACGGGCTCCTACGGGATCGTCTGCCTGACCGGCGTCTCCCCCACCGGCCACACCCTCCGGCTCGACGCCGGCGGGCTCAACCGCGAGCTGGTGCTGGAGAACGACGCCGTCGTCGGCTCGGTCAACGCCAACCTGCGGCACTACCGGGCCGCGGCCGACGCGCTCGCCGCCGCCGACCGGTCGTGGCTGCGACGGTTGGTCACCACCGTCCTCCCGCTCGACCGGGCGACGAGCGCGTTCGACGAACCACCCCAGGACGACGTCAAGGTCGTCATCGCCCTCGACGAGGAGATCACTGCATGA
- a CDS encoding alpha/beta fold hydrolase translates to MHEAWEEHVVGPADAEHAVLLLPGGANAARSFDLVMADPALAGVRLVATTLPGMAGAPLTAEVSIEAMARRAGELAARHRCDVVVGFSHGATVALEMALGGHFTGPVVLLGISLTTEDEAALFRGLVRASERVGPWVFGALLRLMPLMARSAKVPEQHRRELVEDLRQNRARDAVAVCSTYLDYLAADRDYAAELADSGVPAWLVHAEKHGDGGLTDTERARLEAAADVHLVTLPGAVFLIPDEAPAQTAGVIAEAVASLR, encoded by the coding sequence ATGCACGAGGCCTGGGAAGAGCACGTCGTCGGACCCGCGGACGCCGAGCACGCGGTCCTGCTCCTGCCGGGCGGCGCCAACGCGGCGCGGTCCTTCGACCTGGTGATGGCCGACCCCGCGCTGGCCGGGGTGCGGCTGGTCGCCACCACGCTGCCCGGCATGGCGGGCGCCCCGCTCACCGCCGAGGTCTCGATCGAGGCCATGGCCCGTCGCGCCGGGGAGCTGGCGGCACGGCACCGCTGCGACGTGGTCGTCGGCTTCTCGCACGGCGCGACCGTGGCCCTCGAGATGGCCCTCGGTGGCCACTTCACCGGACCGGTGGTGCTCCTCGGGATCAGCCTGACGACCGAGGACGAGGCGGCTCTCTTCCGCGGGCTGGTGCGTGCCTCGGAGCGGGTGGGCCCCTGGGTGTTCGGCGCCCTGCTCAGGCTCATGCCCCTGATGGCCCGCTCGGCCAAAGTTCCCGAGCAGCACCGCCGGGAGCTCGTCGAGGACCTGCGGCAGAACCGCGCGCGCGACGCCGTGGCCGTCTGCTCGACCTACCTCGACTACCTCGCGGCCGACCGTGACTACGCCGCGGAGCTGGCCGACTCAGGCGTCCCCGCGTGGCTCGTCCACGCCGAGAAGCACGGCGACGGCGGCCTCACCGACACCGAGCGCGCGCGGCTCGAGGCCGCGGCCGACGTCCACCTGGTGACGCTCCCCGGCGCGGTCTTCCTCATCCCCGACGAGGCGCCCGCCCAGACGGCCGGGGTGATCGCCGAGGCGGTCGCGTCCCTGCGCTGA
- a CDS encoding DsbA family oxidoreductase, which translates to MTAPSHTAPTFDDPSDRVVVDVWSDVICPFCHLGDTLLAQAIERSGRPVEVRYHSFQLMPELPQGPGRDVVEVLVETKGVSPEQAEAMNSQVAARAAAVGLDLRFDRALVANTRDAHRLLHLAREHGVQAEVAALLFRAYFTDGRDIGTHGVLADLAVEAGLDRDEVLLALAGDAHAEAVDADIAWARQLGISGVPFFVLDGKYAVSGAQPPELFDQALATAWDDKPR; encoded by the coding sequence GTGACCGCACCCAGCCACACCGCTCCCACGTTCGACGACCCCTCCGACCGGGTGGTCGTGGACGTCTGGAGCGACGTCATCTGCCCGTTCTGCCACCTCGGCGACACCCTGCTCGCGCAGGCGATCGAGCGCTCCGGGCGCCCCGTCGAGGTGCGCTACCACTCGTTCCAGCTGATGCCCGAGCTCCCGCAGGGTCCGGGGCGCGACGTGGTCGAGGTGCTCGTGGAGACCAAGGGGGTGAGCCCCGAGCAGGCCGAGGCGATGAACTCCCAGGTCGCCGCCCGGGCCGCCGCCGTCGGGCTCGACCTGCGCTTCGACCGTGCCCTGGTCGCCAACACCCGCGACGCCCACCGGCTGCTCCACCTCGCCCGCGAGCACGGCGTGCAGGCCGAGGTCGCCGCGCTGCTGTTCCGCGCCTACTTCACCGACGGGCGCGACATCGGCACCCACGGCGTCCTGGCCGACCTGGCCGTCGAGGCCGGACTGGACCGCGACGAGGTGCTCCTCGCGCTGGCCGGCGACGCCCACGCGGAGGCCGTCGACGCCGACATCGCCTGGGCCCGGCAGCTGGGCATCAGCGGGGTGCCGTTCTTCGTCCTCGACGGGAAGTACGCCGTCTCCGGCGCCCAGCCGCCCGAGCTGTTCGACCAGGCGCTCGCGACCGCGTGGGACGACAAGCCCCGCTGA
- a CDS encoding ABC transporter permease subunit has product MTLFRKTMRDQRRALVGWGAGVVLLVLAESALWPTVRDMPDFGELLKSYPEGMRELFNVEAMTTGRGFLNAELFSLLLPALFITYAVGRGARLVAGEEEDGTLEVLLVTPLSTGRLLWEKALALATSVALLGVVLALGTWLCSLVFGLDLSLLQVLAGSLAVSALGLEYGLLALAVGAATARRAVAVGVATAAAVAAYVLYAVALFVDWLADWRGWSPFEQALSAGPLAGSVPWQLVWVGLAGLVAVALAAPILARRDIAAA; this is encoded by the coding sequence ATGACCCTCTTCCGCAAGACCATGCGGGACCAGCGCCGCGCGCTCGTCGGGTGGGGCGCAGGGGTGGTCCTGCTGGTCCTGGCCGAGTCGGCCCTCTGGCCGACGGTCCGGGACATGCCCGACTTCGGCGAGCTCCTGAAGAGCTACCCGGAGGGCATGAGGGAGCTCTTCAACGTCGAGGCGATGACCACCGGTCGCGGGTTCCTCAACGCCGAGCTGTTCAGCCTCCTCCTCCCCGCCCTGTTCATCACCTACGCCGTCGGCCGGGGGGCCCGCCTGGTGGCGGGCGAGGAGGAGGACGGCACCCTCGAGGTCCTGCTCGTCACGCCGCTGTCGACCGGCCGCCTGCTCTGGGAGAAGGCGCTGGCCCTGGCCACCTCCGTGGCCCTGCTCGGGGTGGTGCTCGCGCTCGGGACCTGGCTCTGCTCGCTGGTGTTCGGCCTGGACCTGTCGTTGCTCCAGGTGCTGGCGGGCTCACTGGCCGTCTCGGCACTCGGCCTGGAGTACGGCCTGCTGGCCCTCGCCGTCGGTGCGGCGACCGCGCGGCGGGCGGTCGCGGTCGGTGTCGCGACGGCGGCGGCCGTCGCGGCCTACGTGCTGTACGCCGTGGCGCTGTTCGTCGACTGGCTCGCGGACTGGCGAGGGTGGTCGCCGTTCGAGCAGGCGCTGTCGGCGGGACCGCTCGCGGGCTCGGTGCCCTGGCAGCTCGTGTGGGTCGGGCTCGCGGGCCTCGTCGCGGTCGCCCTCGCCGCCCCGATCCTGGCGCGGCGCGACATCGCCGCGGCCTGA
- the ppgK gene encoding polyphosphate--glucose phosphotransferase: MTHSFGIDFGGSGIKGAPVDLERGDFAADRVRIDTPQPATPRAVAEVFKELIDHYPQQDADDAVGVTVPGVVRHGVVHSAANIDKSWIDFDADGLFTEVLDREVHVVNDADAAGLAEVRYGAAKGQDGLVIVTTLGTGIGSALVMDGQLVPNSELGHLDVEGHPDVERWAASSIRSKEDLSYPDWAERLTVYYRTLEKLFSPELFVIGGGVSKDGDKFIPLIDVRTPIVAAALRNRAGIVGAALWAEETEA, encoded by the coding sequence ATGACCCACAGCTTCGGCATCGACTTCGGCGGCTCCGGCATCAAGGGAGCGCCGGTGGACCTCGAGCGCGGTGACTTCGCCGCCGACCGGGTGCGGATCGACACCCCGCAGCCGGCGACCCCGCGGGCGGTCGCCGAGGTGTTCAAGGAGCTGATCGACCACTACCCGCAGCAGGACGCCGACGACGCGGTCGGGGTCACCGTCCCCGGCGTGGTCCGGCACGGCGTGGTCCACTCGGCGGCCAACATCGACAAGTCGTGGATCGACTTCGACGCCGACGGCCTGTTCACCGAGGTGCTCGACCGTGAGGTCCACGTGGTCAACGACGCCGACGCCGCGGGGCTCGCCGAGGTGCGCTACGGCGCGGCCAAGGGACAGGACGGCCTGGTCATCGTCACCACCCTCGGCACCGGCATCGGGTCGGCCCTGGTGATGGACGGGCAGCTCGTGCCCAACTCCGAGCTCGGCCACCTCGACGTCGAGGGCCATCCCGACGTCGAGCGCTGGGCGGCCAGCTCGATCCGGAGCAAGGAGGACCTGTCCTACCCCGACTGGGCCGAGCGGCTCACGGTCTACTACCGCACGCTGGAGAAGCTGTTCTCGCCCGAGCTGTTCGTCATCGGCGGCGGGGTCAGCAAGGACGGCGACAAGTTCATCCCGCTCATCGACGTCAGGACCCCGATCGTCGCCGCTGCCCTGCGCAACCGCGCCGGCATCGTCGGCGCGGCGCTCTGGGCGGAGGAGACAGAAGCGTGA
- a CDS encoding molybdopterin oxidoreductase family protein → MTQDRIDDVWGERTPHARGTEWPTRVDLHLHDGVREEEVERWVQSACLLCSNGCGVDIAVKDGRMVGVRGRATDRVNHGRLGPKGLYGSTPWASSPDRLTRPLVREDGRLVETDWETAMGRIVAESTRLLEEKGPLSHGFYTSGQLFLEEYYVQAVVGKAGVGTPHMDGNTRLCTATAAAAFKESFGTDGQPGAYDDIEHCDAVFLYGHNMAETQTVLWARILDRTRGEDPPKVVCVDPRRTAVAEEAERTGGVHLRPRVGTNLALMNALTREVLENDWVDRDYVEAHTIGYDDLVATVAPYTPEEAERICGTPADDVRRAARIFGESEAVLSTVLQGFYQSHQATAASVAVHNLHLLRGMLGRPGAGVLQMNGQPTAQNNRETGADGDLTGFRNWDNPQHVRELAEQWNVDPMTIPHWAPPTHAMQIFSYAEAGTIGLLWISATNPAVSMPESARIRRILGGDQCFVVVQDLFLTETAELADVVLPAAGWGEKTGCFTNVDRTVHLSEKAVDPPGEARSDLDIFVAYADAMGFTDEDGEPLVKWRTPEEVFDAWREATRGRPIDYTGLSYDKLRGPSGIPWPVDEEHPDGTVRLYADGVFPTQTEVCETFGHDLVTGAAHTEEEHRALRPDGRAFLKGAPYSPPHEEPSEDFPLRYTTGRTVYHFHTRTKTGRAKRLDDAAPDAWVQLCASDAEARGVADGDWVLVESPRGSIEVRARIGPVMEGAVFAPFHYGHWDPTGLCPDAETRQANELTMTVWDPVSKQPTFKTAACQVTKVRTDERRR, encoded by the coding sequence ATGACCCAGGACCGGATCGACGACGTGTGGGGCGAGCGCACGCCCCACGCCCGCGGGACCGAGTGGCCCACGCGCGTCGACCTCCACCTGCACGACGGGGTGCGCGAGGAGGAGGTCGAGCGGTGGGTGCAGTCGGCCTGCCTGCTGTGCAGCAACGGCTGCGGCGTCGACATCGCGGTGAAGGACGGCCGGATGGTCGGCGTCCGCGGGCGCGCCACCGACCGGGTCAACCACGGCCGGCTCGGGCCCAAGGGCCTCTACGGCAGCACCCCCTGGGCCTCCTCCCCCGACCGGCTCACCCGCCCCCTGGTCCGCGAGGACGGCAGGCTGGTCGAGACCGACTGGGAGACCGCGATGGGCCGCATCGTCGCGGAGTCCACGCGCCTGCTCGAGGAGAAGGGCCCGCTGAGCCACGGCTTCTACACCAGCGGGCAGCTCTTCCTGGAGGAGTACTACGTCCAGGCCGTCGTCGGGAAGGCCGGCGTCGGCACCCCCCACATGGACGGCAACACCCGGCTGTGCACGGCCACGGCCGCGGCCGCGTTCAAGGAGTCGTTCGGCACCGACGGGCAGCCCGGCGCCTACGACGACATCGAGCACTGCGACGCGGTCTTCCTCTACGGCCACAACATGGCCGAGACCCAGACCGTCCTGTGGGCGCGCATCCTCGACCGCACGCGCGGCGAGGACCCCCCGAAGGTCGTGTGCGTCGACCCGCGCCGCACCGCGGTCGCCGAGGAGGCCGAGCGCACCGGCGGGGTCCACCTGCGACCGCGCGTCGGCACCAACCTCGCGCTGATGAACGCCCTGACCCGCGAGGTGCTCGAGAACGACTGGGTGGACCGGGACTACGTCGAGGCCCACACGATCGGCTACGACGACCTGGTCGCCACCGTGGCGCCGTACACCCCGGAGGAGGCGGAGCGCATCTGCGGCACCCCGGCCGACGACGTACGCCGGGCGGCGCGGATCTTCGGCGAGTCCGAGGCGGTGCTCTCGACCGTGCTGCAGGGGTTCTACCAGTCCCACCAGGCGACTGCGGCCTCCGTCGCCGTGCACAACCTGCACCTGCTGCGCGGCATGCTCGGTCGTCCGGGGGCCGGTGTGCTGCAGATGAACGGCCAGCCGACCGCGCAGAACAACCGCGAGACCGGCGCGGACGGCGACCTCACCGGCTTCCGCAACTGGGACAACCCGCAGCACGTGCGCGAGCTCGCCGAGCAGTGGAACGTCGACCCGATGACCATCCCGCACTGGGCGCCGCCGACGCACGCGATGCAGATCTTCAGCTATGCCGAGGCCGGCACGATCGGGCTGCTGTGGATCTCGGCGACCAACCCCGCGGTCTCGATGCCGGAGTCCGCGCGGATCCGGCGGATCCTCGGCGGCGACCAGTGCTTCGTCGTGGTGCAGGACCTGTTCCTCACCGAGACCGCCGAGCTCGCCGACGTGGTCCTGCCGGCCGCCGGCTGGGGGGAGAAGACCGGCTGCTTCACCAACGTGGACCGCACCGTCCACCTGTCGGAGAAGGCGGTCGACCCGCCCGGCGAGGCGCGGAGCGACCTCGACATCTTCGTGGCGTACGCCGACGCGATGGGCTTCACCGACGAGGACGGTGAGCCGCTGGTCAAGTGGCGCACGCCCGAGGAGGTCTTCGACGCCTGGCGGGAGGCCACGCGCGGGCGGCCCATCGACTACACCGGCCTGTCCTACGACAAGCTCCGCGGACCGAGCGGCATCCCGTGGCCGGTCGACGAGGAGCACCCCGACGGGACCGTGCGCCTCTACGCCGACGGGGTCTTCCCCACGCAGACCGAGGTGTGCGAGACCTTCGGCCACGACCTGGTGACCGGGGCGGCCCACACCGAGGAGGAGCACCGCGCCCTGCGACCGGACGGGCGCGCCTTCCTCAAGGGGGCGCCGTACTCCCCGCCGCACGAGGAGCCGAGCGAGGACTTCCCGCTGCGCTACACGACCGGCCGCACCGTCTACCACTTCCACACCCGCACCAAGACCGGCCGCGCCAAGCGGCTCGACGACGCCGCACCCGACGCGTGGGTGCAGCTGTGCGCGTCCGACGCCGAGGCGCGGGGAGTCGCGGACGGCGACTGGGTGCTCGTGGAGTCGCCGCGTGGCTCGATCGAGGTCCGGGCCCGCATCGGCCCGGTCATGGAGGGGGCGGTCTTCGCGCCCTTCCACTACGGGCACTGGGACCCCACCGGTCTGTGCCCCGACGCCGAGACCCGGCAGGCCAACGAGCTGACCATGACCGTGTGGGACCCGGTGTCCAAGCAACCGACCTTCAAGACCGCGGCCTGCCAGGTCACCAAGGTCCGCACCGACGAGCGGAGGCGCTGA
- a CDS encoding ABC transporter ATP-binding protein translates to MSEVVRTDALSKRYGRTTAVRSLDLVVHRGSIFGYLGPNGAGKTTTIRMLVGLLRPTSGSATVLGHDVVRDRDEMQRRVGYLPGAFVAYPDLTAWEYLRFLGHLRGGIDETRVAGLAGRLSLDLDRHIGTMSHGNKQKVGIVQALAHDPELVVLDEPTSGLDPLVQREFLEILREHRDAGTTVLLSSHVLSEVEAVADEVAILRDGALVVVEAVDRLKARAQRRVDLVLEHDGAVATLLRTPGVHRVDGTGRRLQVSVEGSMAALFSAAAPYGIERAVTHEPGLEEIFLGYYEQHHEHEEVVR, encoded by the coding sequence ATGTCCGAGGTCGTGCGCACCGACGCGCTGAGCAAACGGTACGGGCGCACCACCGCGGTCCGCTCCCTCGACCTCGTGGTGCACCGCGGGAGCATCTTCGGCTACCTCGGGCCCAACGGCGCGGGCAAGACGACCACGATCCGCATGCTGGTGGGCCTGCTCCGGCCGACGTCGGGCTCCGCCACCGTGCTGGGGCACGACGTCGTCCGTGACCGCGACGAGATGCAGCGCCGGGTCGGCTACCTGCCCGGAGCGTTCGTGGCCTACCCGGACCTGACCGCCTGGGAGTACCTCCGCTTCCTCGGCCACCTGCGCGGGGGCATCGACGAGACGCGTGTCGCGGGCCTCGCCGGCCGGCTGAGCCTCGACCTCGACCGGCACATCGGCACGATGTCGCACGGCAACAAGCAGAAGGTCGGCATCGTGCAGGCGCTCGCCCACGACCCCGAGCTGGTCGTCCTCGACGAGCCGACCTCCGGCCTCGACCCGCTGGTGCAGCGGGAGTTCCTCGAGATCCTGCGCGAGCACCGGGACGCGGGCACGACCGTCCTGCTGTCGTCCCACGTGCTCAGCGAGGTCGAGGCGGTGGCCGACGAGGTCGCGATCCTGCGCGACGGCGCCCTGGTCGTGGTCGAGGCCGTGGACCGACTCAAGGCACGGGCCCAGCGCCGGGTGGACCTCGTCCTCGAGCACGACGGCGCGGTCGCGACGCTGCTGCGGACCCCGGGGGTCCACCGGGTGGACGGCACCGGCCGGCGGCTGCAGGTCTCGGTCGAGGGGTCGATGGCGGCGTTGTTCAGCGCCGCGGCGCCGTACGGCATCGAGCGCGCGGTCACCCACGAGCCCGGGCTCGAGGAGATCTTCCTCGGCTACTACGAGCAGCACCACGAGCACGAGGAGGTCGTGCGATGA
- a CDS encoding VOC family protein produces MTGLTPYLSFPGTAREALTFYRDVFGGEVVLHTLADLGRSDGPAESIAHGMLQGPVELFASDATGDQATLRLEGVLFSLLGTAEPDVLERWFADLGVDGSDVDPLQLRPWGDHDGQVTDRFGVRWLVGYQG; encoded by the coding sequence ATGACCGGACTGACGCCCTACCTGAGCTTCCCCGGGACCGCGCGGGAGGCGCTGACCTTCTACCGTGACGTCTTCGGCGGGGAGGTGGTGCTCCACACGCTCGCCGACCTCGGCCGCTCCGACGGGCCGGCCGAGTCGATCGCCCACGGGATGCTGCAGGGCCCGGTCGAGCTCTTCGCCTCCGACGCGACGGGCGACCAGGCGACGCTGCGGCTCGAGGGTGTGCTGTTCTCGCTGCTCGGCACCGCGGAGCCGGACGTCCTGGAGCGCTGGTTCGCCGACCTCGGCGTCGACGGGTCGGACGTCGACCCGCTCCAGCTGCGGCCCTGGGGGGACCACGACGGGCAGGTCACCGACCGGTTCGGGGTGCGGTGGCTGGTCGGCTACCAGGGCTGA